In the Corynebacterium gerontici genome, one interval contains:
- a CDS encoding DUF3662 and FHA domain-containing protein — translation MSLMGKIAKLDSAMQRGLDNSFAFVFGGRVVPAEIEELLKQAAEDETVHTYEGTIEAPNVFRIEVSAKDYSNLQQEHPRLPENFADQLARYYRNQGWQPAGPITVAVALDKGLRTGQLRASTESTAAGGFMGFAQQMAPRRKPAADTPAHHQQPESEAAVEAHPQQPSTQYMSAAPEHDPNVPMGEPETSASGLTMTLLLQDGSSRTYLVRIGSNIIGRSNDADLRLPDTGVSRQHAEIEWNGEDAVLTDLHSTNGTTVNGTPVENWLLADGDVITVGHSHIEVRIVDAQP, via the coding sequence ATGTCTCTTATGGGCAAGATCGCCAAGCTCGACAGCGCTATGCAGCGCGGTTTGGACAACAGCTTCGCCTTCGTCTTCGGCGGGCGCGTTGTTCCAGCAGAAATCGAAGAACTGCTCAAACAAGCAGCGGAAGACGAAACGGTGCACACCTACGAGGGCACAATCGAGGCTCCCAATGTGTTCCGCATCGAAGTGAGCGCCAAGGACTACTCTAATCTGCAGCAAGAACACCCGCGACTGCCGGAGAACTTTGCGGATCAGCTCGCGCGTTATTACAGAAACCAAGGTTGGCAACCTGCTGGGCCAATCACTGTGGCTGTGGCTCTAGACAAAGGCCTACGCACAGGTCAGCTTCGCGCCAGCACAGAATCCACCGCAGCAGGTGGCTTCATGGGCTTTGCCCAACAAATGGCCCCACGGCGCAAGCCAGCGGCAGACACCCCAGCACATCATCAGCAACCAGAAAGCGAGGCTGCCGTGGAGGCTCATCCTCAACAACCGAGCACGCAGTACATGTCGGCCGCACCGGAACATGATCCGAACGTGCCGATGGGCGAACCCGAAACTTCAGCATCCGGGCTCACCATGACGCTACTGCTGCAAGATGGATCCTCACGTACCTACCTGGTTCGTATTGGCTCCAACATTATTGGCCGCAGTAACGACGCGGATCTGCGGTTGCCGGACACCGGGGTTTCTCGCCAACACGCGGAAATTGAGTGGAATGGCGAGGACGCGGTGCTCACCGATTTGCACAGCACCAACGGCACAACGGTCAATGGCACCCCGGTGGAGAATTGGTTGCTTGCCGACGGCGACGTGATCACCGTCGGGCATTCCCACATCGAAGTGCGTATCGTCGATGCCCAACCCTGA
- a CDS encoding PP2C family protein-serine/threonine phosphatase: MKLNFAAASDRGLVRGNNEDSAYAGPHLLALADGMGGHAAGEVASQIMIRHLEPLDADPGDNDMLALLATGADDANNAIAQGVREVPETDGMGTTLTALMFNGEDLAMCHVGDSRGYRLRGGKLQQITVDDTYVQSLVEKGELDPEDISTHPQRSMILKAYTGRPVDPTLQMIDVQIGDRYLLCSDGLSDPVTHSTIEQELANGTPDEAARRLVELALRSGGPDNVTVVVADVVEGDTPETALPQKPATVGALLGGVFEAPNPDTAAGRAAIALSKPIEASGAQRPRESQIIEPDPATVPEQSTTMAKKKKPKKFLGFLSVLAVLAVLLGGGWWASNAIEKNYYVSTNEDQIVIEHGVDYSVLGKQLHEEYQRACLSREGELTLIASDASEPCTPFKVSDLKESARSSVGNLESGSYDKALAQTQRLAQEALPVCVTRQAETKTSASKPSPSSSAAPKSTTSAAPGDLSSPGVNCREVRQ, from the coding sequence ATGAAACTCAACTTTGCCGCCGCCTCCGATCGCGGTCTGGTCCGAGGCAATAACGAAGACTCCGCCTACGCAGGCCCGCACCTTCTTGCGCTTGCCGACGGCATGGGTGGCCACGCCGCAGGCGAGGTTGCTTCCCAAATCATGATCCGTCACCTGGAACCGCTCGACGCTGACCCGGGCGACAATGACATGCTCGCCCTCCTGGCCACGGGGGCCGATGACGCCAACAACGCCATTGCACAGGGCGTGCGCGAGGTGCCAGAAACTGATGGCATGGGCACCACTTTGACGGCGCTCATGTTCAACGGCGAGGATCTCGCCATGTGCCATGTCGGCGATTCACGTGGGTACCGCCTGCGTGGAGGCAAACTGCAGCAAATCACGGTGGACGACACCTATGTGCAGTCGCTCGTGGAAAAGGGAGAGCTGGACCCCGAAGATATTTCCACTCATCCTCAACGTTCCATGATTTTGAAGGCCTACACCGGTAGGCCCGTAGATCCCACGTTGCAGATGATTGACGTGCAAATCGGAGATCGCTACCTCCTCTGCTCAGACGGGCTTTCTGATCCAGTCACGCACTCCACCATCGAACAAGAACTCGCAAATGGCACGCCCGATGAAGCGGCGCGCCGCCTGGTGGAATTGGCTCTGCGCTCTGGGGGCCCGGACAACGTCACTGTCGTTGTGGCAGACGTGGTGGAAGGAGACACACCCGAAACCGCACTGCCCCAAAAACCGGCCACTGTTGGCGCGTTGCTCGGTGGCGTGTTTGAGGCGCCCAATCCTGACACTGCTGCTGGCAGAGCTGCCATTGCGCTGTCGAAGCCGATTGAAGCTTCGGGTGCGCAACGGCCGCGAGAATCGCAGATCATCGAACCCGATCCAGCAACGGTGCCAGAGCAAAGCACCACCATGGCGAAGAAGAAAAAGCCAAAGAAATTCCTGGGGTTCCTCAGCGTGCTCGCTGTACTCGCCGTCCTCCTCGGCGGCGGTTGGTGGGCATCAAACGCCATCGAGAAGAACTACTACGTATCCACCAATGAGGATCAGATTGTGATTGAACACGGTGTGGATTACAGCGTGTTAGGGAAACAATTGCACGAGGAATACCAACGGGCGTGCCTGAGCCGTGAAGGTGAACTCACGCTCATCGCCAGCGACGCCTCTGAGCCATGTACACCATTCAAGGTCAGTGACCTCAAAGAATCGGCACGCAGTTCCGTAGGCAACTTGGAAAGCGGGAGCTACGACAAAGCACTTGCCCAGACACAGCGGCTCGCTCAAGAAGCGTTGCCGGTGTGCGTGACTCGACAGGCCGAAACAAAAACTAGCGCAAGCAAACCATCGCCAAGCAGTAGTGCTGCGCCCAAGTCCACCACGTCTGCCGCTCCCGGTGACCTCTCAAGTCCCGGTGTGAACTGCAGGGAGGTGCGCCAATGA
- a CDS encoding ABC transporter permease: MTWIDDLFASLTDASAWSEYWLRITQHLGISFLAVFIAALLALPAGIAIGHTGRGSLFVGGISGAARALPTLGLLTIFGLIFGIGIKAPLIALVILAIPSLLAATYSGIAAVDRNTIDGSRAMGFTEAQLVRRIELPLAAPVIVGGFRNAALQVIATATLAAYTADVGLGRLIFHGLKTRDYIEMLTGSVLVILLAWLIDLLFGRVGTLLKGKIHGS, from the coding sequence ATGACCTGGATCGACGATCTCTTCGCCTCACTCACAGACGCCTCCGCTTGGTCTGAATACTGGCTCAGAATCACACAACACCTCGGCATTTCCTTCCTCGCCGTCTTTATTGCCGCGCTGCTGGCCCTGCCCGCTGGCATCGCCATCGGTCATACCGGGCGCGGCTCCCTGTTCGTAGGTGGCATCTCCGGTGCCGCTCGAGCTTTGCCCACCCTGGGCCTACTCACCATTTTTGGGTTGATCTTTGGTATCGGTATCAAGGCACCGCTGATCGCGCTTGTCATTCTTGCGATCCCTTCCCTGCTCGCGGCCACATATTCGGGCATCGCCGCAGTGGATCGCAACACTATCGACGGCTCCCGGGCAATGGGCTTTACTGAAGCGCAACTGGTGAGGCGCATTGAGCTCCCACTGGCGGCACCCGTGATTGTGGGTGGCTTCCGCAACGCTGCACTGCAGGTGATCGCCACCGCCACGCTCGCCGCATACACCGCAGACGTGGGTTTAGGCCGCCTAATTTTTCACGGACTAAAAACCCGCGACTACATCGAAATGCTCACCGGATCCGTCCTCGTCATCCTATTAGCGTGGCTCATCGACCTGCTCTTTGGGCGGGTAGGCACACTGCTGAAAGGAAAAATCCACGGTTCTTGA
- a CDS encoding FHA domain-containing protein FhaB/FipA gives MDSVILLVLRIALLVLLWLFILFALNTLRRDTKAAAAQGMPGVPVQYTQAPPAPPAKRGAVPQEIAVVDGPLLGSTLALTQLNEVIIGRAQDCQFVLSDDYASSHHARLFKRGNEWFVEDLDSRNGTFTGGYRIDQPERVGVGSDIKIGRTTIRLNG, from the coding sequence TTGGATTCCGTGATTCTGCTTGTACTGCGCATCGCCTTGCTCGTGTTGCTGTGGTTGTTCATCCTATTTGCGTTGAACACCCTGCGCCGCGACACCAAAGCAGCGGCTGCCCAAGGTATGCCCGGCGTCCCTGTGCAATACACCCAGGCTCCACCGGCACCCCCGGCCAAGCGTGGAGCGGTTCCCCAGGAAATCGCCGTGGTCGATGGCCCGCTCCTTGGCTCGACTCTTGCCCTCACTCAGCTCAATGAAGTGATCATCGGCAGGGCTCAGGATTGCCAATTTGTGTTGAGCGACGATTACGCCTCTTCGCACCATGCCCGCCTGTTCAAGCGCGGCAATGAATGGTTTGTGGAAGATCTCGATTCACGCAACGGCACTTTTACCGGCGGTTATCGCATTGACCAGCCCGAACGCGTGGGTGTTGGCAGTGATATCAAGATTGGACGCACAACGATAAGGCTGAACGGCTAA
- a CDS encoding replication initiation protein, producing MNPHADFLNACWMPRAPLSSDAKDGTYKRTTRAKALTLAYIEANPLVLQSLIITDHDGGMADELPGLLGLPAPSWTALNPHTNSGHIVYALAAPVCLTDAANRRPIRLLARIESGLATILEGDPAFTGRITKNPLSETHLPIWGEDQHRYGLKELATALSNLGALPRYDDHKALTTSGVGRNVDLFDYLRKWAYTRRGSYQDQAEWEAIVLDRATLRNEDKIANDYTRGALNHNEVIHIARSVARWTWRNIAPIPTDEWLKQKQAERGRKSANKRWGKNDAKKTVKKLIEVPKNA from the coding sequence ATGAACCCACACGCCGACTTTCTCAACGCCTGTTGGATGCCCCGCGCACCCCTGTCGTCCGATGCGAAAGACGGCACCTACAAACGCACCACGCGAGCCAAAGCACTCACGCTGGCGTACATCGAAGCCAACCCGCTGGTTTTGCAGTCGCTGATCATCACCGACCACGACGGCGGCATGGCAGACGAACTTCCCGGGCTTCTCGGGCTTCCTGCGCCCTCCTGGACGGCGTTAAACCCCCACACCAACTCAGGACACATCGTCTACGCCCTCGCAGCCCCTGTGTGCCTCACAGACGCCGCAAACCGACGCCCCATCCGACTGCTCGCACGCATCGAATCAGGACTCGCAACGATCCTTGAGGGCGACCCAGCTTTTACCGGCAGGATTACCAAGAACCCCCTCAGCGAAACCCACCTGCCCATCTGGGGAGAAGACCAACACCGCTACGGACTCAAAGAACTCGCCACAGCACTAAGCAACCTCGGCGCACTCCCCCGCTACGACGACCACAAAGCACTCACCACCAGCGGCGTTGGACGAAACGTCGATCTCTTCGACTACCTACGCAAATGGGCATACACCAGGCGAGGCTCCTACCAAGACCAAGCCGAATGGGAAGCCATCGTCCTTGACCGCGCCACACTGCGCAACGAAGACAAAATCGCCAACGACTACACACGCGGAGCACTCAACCACAACGAAGTCATCCACATCGCCCGCTCCGTCGCCAGATGGACATGGCGCAACATCGCCCCCATCCCCACCGACGAATGGCTCAAACAAAAACAAGCCGAACGCGGACGCAAAAGCGCCAACAAACGCTGGGGAAAAAATGATGCGAAAAAAACGGTTAAGAAGCTAATAGAGGTTCCTAAAAATGCTTAA
- a CDS encoding ABC transporter permease, producing MTWLSHAWLQVWSLLLQHLSLALPAILISIVVATPLGMLAARTKRIGNLLVASTALLYTVPALAMLVILPFIVGFPLRSEINVMTALSLYGIALLVRTATDAFKSVPEHVRTAALAQGVSPQQLLWKVDLPLAIPVLISGIRVVSVSTIGLVTIGALIGVPSLGSLFTDGFQRGINAEVLTGIVLVVLLALLFDVLALAIKRVLAPWEAKA from the coding sequence GTCTGCTCTTACAGCATCTGAGCCTCGCGTTACCGGCGATCCTCATTTCCATTGTTGTAGCAACGCCCTTGGGCATGCTCGCGGCACGCACCAAACGCATAGGCAACCTCTTGGTGGCCAGCACCGCGTTGCTTTATACCGTTCCCGCGCTGGCAATGTTGGTGATTTTGCCGTTCATCGTTGGCTTTCCGCTTCGCTCAGAAATCAACGTAATGACGGCGCTGTCGCTCTATGGCATCGCCCTGCTGGTTCGCACCGCCACCGATGCCTTCAAATCCGTCCCCGAGCACGTGCGCACCGCAGCGCTTGCACAAGGGGTAAGTCCTCAACAATTGCTCTGGAAAGTGGATCTGCCACTGGCCATACCGGTGCTCATTTCGGGCATCCGAGTAGTGAGCGTATCCACCATCGGCCTGGTCACGATTGGCGCGCTCATTGGTGTGCCAAGCCTCGGCTCCCTCTTCACCGACGGTTTCCAGCGCGGCATTAACGCCGAAGTCTTAACCGGCATCGTGCTGGTTGTGCTCTTGGCCTTGCTTTTCGACGTCCTCGCGCTCGCCATCAAGCGCGTGCTCGCCCCCTGGGAGGCAAAGGCATGA